The DNA segment TCTGCTCGATCCGGGCGGTCGCCCTGATCTTGAACGCACCGCGCCCGGTCTCGTAGGCCTCGGCGATCCCGCTGAGGCCGATGATCTTGCCGCCGGTCGGCAGATCCGGGCCCGGTACGTACTTCATCAACGTGTCCAGCTGGGCGTTCGGATGCTTCAACAGGTGCCGCAACGCCTGTACCACCTCGACCAGGTTGTGCGGCGGCATGTTCGTCGCCATCCCGACCGCGATCCCGCTGGCGCCGTTGACCAACAGGTTCGGGATCGCCGCCGGCAGGACGATCGGTTCGGTGCCCTTGCCGTCGTAGTTCGGTTTGAAGTCGACGGTGTTCTGGTCCAGTTCCTCGGTCATCGCCACCGTCGGCGTGGCCATCCGGCACTCGGTGTAACGCATCGCCGCCGGACCGGCATCGGGGGAGCCGAAGTTGCCGTGCGGATCCACCATCGGCACCCGCATCACCCAGGGCTGGGCCATCCGGACCAGGGCGTCGTAGATCGAGACATCACTGTGCGGGTGCAGCTTGCCCATCACCTCGCCGACCACCCGGGCGCACTTGACGTAACCGCGGTCCGGCCGCAGGTTCATGTCATCCATCGAGAACAGGATCCGCCGCTGGACCGGCTTCAACCCGTCGCGGGCATCGGGAAGCGCCCGGGAGTAGATGACCGAGTAGGCATATTCGAGAAAGCTCGTCTGCATCTCCGAGGAGACGTCGACGTCGAGCACCCGCTCGGTGAAGTCGTCGTCAGCGGTGGTGGTTTTCCGGGCCATCGGCTCGGGGTCTCCTTCCTGACAGGGCGATCGGCGGCACATCGGAGCCTGCGATCAGGGGGCCATTGTGCCGCCGGGCACCGACACCGCGTGGCAGGCGGGCGGCGTGTCCGCTCACCGGCTGTGAGCCGAGGGTCTCAGCCGACCAGGTCGGTGCTGCGCGAGCGGTGGTAGGCCCCCAGCGCCCGCCCGAGGGACTGGCCGTCGGGCCCGCGTACCTCCGGCGTCTGCAGACCCCGCGGCGGCCGGTCCAACTCGACCAGGGAACCGTGCGCGAGCACCTGCTCGCCGGGGGTCAACTGGCGGATGCCGATCGCCCGTACCCGACCCGGATGATCCTCGGCGAAGTGGGCGTAGATGCTCGGATCGTGCTGTCCGTCGTCGCCGATGAGCAGCCAGGAGGTACGGGGGAACTCCGTGGCCAGACGGCGCAACTGCCGTTCCTTGTGCTCGCGGCCGCTGCGGAACCAGCCCGTATTGGTCGGTCCCCAGTCGGTCAGCAGCAGCGGACCCAGCGGGAAATTGTGATGGGCGAGGAATCGTTCGAGCGTCGGGGCGACATTCCAGGCGCCGGTGGACAGGTAGAACACCGGCATGTCGGGGTGGCGCTGTTCCAGGGTCCGGTACAGCTCGGCCATCCCCGGTACGGCCTGGCGGGCACTCTCGTGCAGGACGAACGTGTTCCATGCCGCCAGCAGGGGCCGGGGCAGGGCAGTGGTGATCACCGTGTCGTCGATGTCGCTGACCATTCCGAGGTCGGCGGTGTCGTCGATCACCCGGATCCGGACCATGGTCGGTTCGGCCCGGCCGGCCCTGACCTCGACATCGTGCCATCCCGGCGCCAGTCCGGTGTGCGGCAACTTGGCGTCGACGAAACCGCCGCGGCCGGAGAAACCGACATAGGTGACATCGCCGAGGCGGAGTTCGACCGGAACCCGTTCGGCGGGTGCGGTGATGAAATTGCGCCAACCCCGACGATTCAGCGGCCGGTCGATCACCTTGATCCCGGTCGGGTTGGGGCTGAGGACGACCCGGCAGAGCACCCGGACGAACTCCGAACTGCCGTACCCGGTGTAGCCGATCACCCTCTCGCCCCACCCCAGATCGCGGACGACCCGCTGGATCAGGCGGTTCACACGATCTTCCACGCGCGCGGCGATGAACGGCCGGTCGGTCGACATGACCCAGACCCTACTCAGATTCGGTCCGCTCCGCTGAACCGGTGGTGGCGCGGCAGCGGCGAGACCGGATCCGGGGGTACGGCTGCGCAGCGTGTCGGGTGGGCGCCGTAGGCTGAGCCGGTGACTTCCGAAAGACCCGAGGCGTCGGCCGAGTACCCCGAGGATTGGGAAGCCGATGTCCTGCTCTCCGACGGCGCCGTCGCCCATCTGCGGCCGATCACCCCCGACGATGCCGAGCTGTTGGTCGACTTCTACGCGCGGGTCTCGCCGGAGTCGAAGTACCTGCGATTCTTCGCCCCGTACCCGGTGCTCTCCGAGGCCGATGTGCACCGGTTCACCCATGTCGACCATGTCGATCGGGTGGCCTTGATCATCACCGTCAGCGAACCCGACCGCAGTCAGCGGATGCTCGCCGTCGGCCGCTTCGACCGGGTCGGACCCGACGAGGCCGAGGTCGCTTTCCTGGTCGAGGACTCCCAACAGGGCCGCGGCATCGGCCAGCTCCTGCTCGAACATCTCGCCCATGCCGCCCGGCAGCGCGGTATCGGTCGGTTCGTCGCCGAGGTGCTGCCGCAGAACCGGCGGATGGCGCAGGTCTTCATCGACGCTGGATACCAGGTGCACCGCCAGTTCGACGACGGCGTGATCATGGTCGAGTTCCCGATCCTGGCCACCGACACCGCCGTCGGTGTGATGGAGCGCCGCGAGCAGCGCGCCGAGTCGGCATCGGTACGCCGGCTGGTGCAGCCCGAACGGATCGCCCTGGTCGGTCTGTCCCGACAACTCGGTGTGGTCGCCCGGCAGTTGCTGGACGGCGGTTTCGCCGGGGAGCTGATCCTGGTCGGGGAGATCGACCTGGACTCCCATGCCGGAGATCCCCGACTGGTCCGGATCCCCTCGCTGGCCGATCTGCAGGGTGGGGTCGACCTGGTCGTCGTCTGCACCGAGGCCCACCATGTGCGCAGTGTGCTGCTGGACGCGGCCTATCACCGGGCGCACGGGGTGGTGCTGATGACGGGCGCCGACCCCGATCATCGGTCGCGTCCCCGTACCCATGCCGAGGACCTGGTCAGCCTCGCCCGGTCCTACGGGCTGCGGATGGTCGGGCCCGACGCGCTGGGGTTGATCAACACCCCGACGTCGATGAATGCCAGTCCGGCCCCGCTGCCGCGACCCGGTGTGGTGGGCGTGTTCACCCAGTCCTCGCCGGTCGGGATGGCGCTGCTGAACTCCGCGGCACGCAACTCGGTCGGGGTCTCCACCTTCTTCTCCTCCGGGCTGCACGCCGATGTGTCGGTGAACGACGTGATGCAGATGTGGGAGGACGACGAGACCACCACGGTCTGTGTGATGTCGATCGACCGGATCGGCAACCCGCGCAAGTTCTCCCGGATCGCCCGCCGTCTGGCCCGCCGCAAACCGGTGATCCTGTGGGCGCCCGGCCGATCCCAGCGGGGCAACCACGAGGGCGCCCGTGGTGGTTTGTCGAAGGCTCCGGAGGAGGCGATCGACGCGCTCTTCCGGCAGTCCGGGGTGATC comes from the Naumannella halotolerans genome and includes:
- a CDS encoding App1 family protein, translating into MSTDRPFIAARVEDRVNRLIQRVVRDLGWGERVIGYTGYGSSEFVRVLCRVVLSPNPTGIKVIDRPLNRRGWRNFITAPAERVPVELRLGDVTYVGFSGRGGFVDAKLPHTGLAPGWHDVEVRAGRAEPTMVRIRVIDDTADLGMVSDIDDTVITTALPRPLLAAWNTFVLHESARQAVPGMAELYRTLEQRHPDMPVFYLSTGAWNVAPTLERFLAHHNFPLGPLLLTDWGPTNTGWFRSGREHKERQLRRLATEFPRTSWLLIGDDGQHDPSIYAHFAEDHPGRVRAIGIRQLTPGEQVLAHGSLVELDRPPRGLQTPEVRGPDGQSLGRALGAYHRSRSTDLVG
- a CDS encoding GNAT family N-acetyltransferase gives rise to the protein MTSERPEASAEYPEDWEADVLLSDGAVAHLRPITPDDAELLVDFYARVSPESKYLRFFAPYPVLSEADVHRFTHVDHVDRVALIITVSEPDRSQRMLAVGRFDRVGPDEAEVAFLVEDSQQGRGIGQLLLEHLAHAARQRGIGRFVAEVLPQNRRMAQVFIDAGYQVHRQFDDGVIMVEFPILATDTAVGVMERREQRAESASVRRLVQPERIALVGLSRQLGVVARQLLDGGFAGELILVGEIDLDSHAGDPRLVRIPSLADLQGGVDLVVVCTEAHHVRSVLLDAAYHRAHGVVLMTGADPDHRSRPRTHAEDLVSLARSYGLRMVGPDALGLINTPTSMNASPAPLPRPGVVGVFTQSSPVGMALLNSAARNSVGVSTFFSSGLHADVSVNDVMQMWEDDETTTVCVMSIDRIGNPRKFSRIARRLARRKPVILWAPGRSQRGNHEGARGGLSKAPEEAIDALFRQSGVITSERRDAMMAVAKILARQPLPRGERVRLLSNSQSLLGHMTRFSQRSGLIPTDPVLLPTFTTAEGYVEAAAAAEADDTCDAVLVAPVDPYGLLGMSARQALEERARVTSKPLIGVFVDFDEITEAIDRPDGQGQLPAFTGYADALYGLASGTAYARWRDRDSGAVPLFDHDVPAARRVIRAVLAEAPDGRTCTPEETTTILRAYGINPVPSYPVGTLDDAVARAEQLGWNAVLKATSPLVRGQRDLASVHRNIDDPDEMQQAWQELAELTAQLQPAEVAEGDWVTLARPVVQAMMVPGVSLVLRSREDPAFGPIISVAVAGLAEDLLGDTSYRVSPLTTQDARAMVRDLKAAPVLFGRHGAAGVDVAKVEDLLTRLAQLGDDLPQIADCRLSPVIASRDQVAVAGAQITLAPTADERDARFRRL